In a single window of the Papaver somniferum cultivar HN1 chromosome 8, ASM357369v1, whole genome shotgun sequence genome:
- the LOC113304992 gene encoding uncharacterized protein LOC113304992, with product MVTKVISGNKGNIWIMWRNTLPRPKVISSSKQAITIDVDGNFITVVHASFNAVSRKMLWSQLGLGSISIPWLVVGDFNCVLRLDEKKGGIPNKEVYMIEFRSWISDNGLVEADSIGKKYTWSNCQKGRRRIVSKHDRAIVNNAWLYKYANWRCKALPRICSDYSPLIGFDFHNSRPVRAPFRFQKMWQSHPSFLNMVENNWNQIMAGAPPFVFNNKLKRLKEALKSWNRLVFGDVHYRLKQADLRLDSEADLLDFDPADEVQFTRVEDARKAADDVRVEIASMLRMKSRISWLEEGDQNTRFFHNSIRLRRGQNTISELKTSTNSTLIVQEDIRDFIIDHYQKKFNGGSVNIDPTMFDYLHISISSTESASMDAVPSLEDIKEAVFDLGAYSAPGHDGFPGSLYRHCWNIISEDLYKAIVNCWEMRKIPKGINSSFLVLIQRTRSLMQSRISALLD from the coding sequence ATGGTAACAAAGGTAATATCTGGTAACAAAGGTAATATATGGATCATGTGGAGAAACACTCTCCCAAGACCGAAGGTGATATCTTCTTCCAAACAAGCCATAACTATTGATGTGGATGGAAATTTTATCACGGTTGTGCATGCTTCTTTCAATGCTGTTTCAAGGAAAATGCTCTGGAGTCAGCTAGGTTTAGGCTCCATATCTATTCCTTGGTTGGTGGTGGGGGACTTCAACTGTGTTCTGCGCCTCGATGAGAAAAAAGGCGGTATCCCAAATAAAGAAGTTTACATGATCGAATTCAGGAGCTGGATttctgacaatggtttggttgaGGCTGATTCAATCGGCAAGAAGTACACCTGGTCCAATTGTCAGAAAGGAAGACGTCGCATTGTCTCTAAGCATGATAGAGCAATTGTGAATAATGCTTGGCTTTACAAATATGCCAACTGGAGATGTAAAGCCCTCCCAAGGATTTGTTCTGACTACTCCCCTCTCATTGGGTTTGATTTCCACAACTCGAGACCGGTTAGAGCTCCCTTTAGATTCCAAAAGATGTGGCAATCGCATCCGAGCTTCTTAAACATGGTGGAGAATAATTGGAATCAAATTATGGCTGGTGCTCCCCCGTTTGTGTTCAACAACAAGTTAAAAAGACTTAAAGAAGCTCTAAAATCCTGGAACAGACTTGTCTTTGGAGATGTTCACTACAGACTGAAGCAAGCTGATCTCAGGCTGGATTCTGAAGCTGATCTTCTTGATTTCGACCCAGCAGACGAAGTCCAATTCACTAGAGTGGAAGATGCTCGGAAGGCTGCAGATGATGTGAGAGTGGAGATAGCCAGTATGCTGAGAATGAAATCAAGAATCTCTTGGCTAGAAGAAGGGGATCAAAATACTCGTTTCTTCCACAATTCCATCAGATTGAGAAGGGGCCAAAACACCATTTCAGAGCTCAAGACctctactaactctactttgattGTGCAGGAGGACATTAGAGACTTCATCATCGATCACTACCAGAAGAAATTTAATGGTGGAAGCGTCAACATTGATCCTACGATGTTTGATTATCTGCATATCAGTATTTCTTCCACGGAGAGTGCCTCTATGGATGCTGTGCCATCCTTGGAAGACATCAAGGAAGCGGTCTTCGATTTAGGAGCATACTCAGCTCCGGGGCATGATGGTTTCCCAGGTTCTTTATATAGACATTGTTGGAACATTATCTCGGAAGACCTCTACAAAGCCATAGTGAATTGTTGGGAAATGAGGAAGATTCCAAAAGGCATCAACTCGAGTTTTCTGGTGCTCATCCAAAGAACAAGAAGTCTGATGCAATCAAGGATTTCCGCCCTATTGGACTGA